A single window of Crassostrea angulata isolate pt1a10 chromosome 8, ASM2561291v2, whole genome shotgun sequence DNA harbors:
- the LOC128159398 gene encoding FMRFamide-activated amiloride-sensitive sodium channel-like isoform X2: MNGYIANGGQNKEHMKFSPVGKFNYFHDHLKMPPNDTHARKKNRKSAMAIVQELGSESNAHGLAKIAMSRKTKRKVMWSLLVIIGFTAAAIHLSFLVIKYLQYNVVEVSEMKDGMPVEFPSVTICNTQALSLTKLKDRMNETPDINNWFQFISNANFGEHFSRVESVQGFYENLFQEAKNVGHEINDTLLHCRFNQRPCHPHNFTRYFNGKNYYNCYTFNSKMGDHNMQYMHTTGPQHGLSIVMALDNDDPPLGAYGLYNQESNIEHTAGLRVQVHAPQTMPSPMDHGFDIPPGYSSSVGLKAVMNSRKPYPYGNCTYDRLKRYPKYRNTIFSCFQLCKQEIVIRECQCRTSGLPSTPEQKNLSYCGTFHHWQNLFQQLSKSGSFNRTHLYNQKLDCEVKVLHRLSNDRSYEVGCGCFQPCQETSYQKSISLSYWPLEFNQYNALQTFYGILEDSNRINNSFMSEAYYNLHGIIKKYEPLAQNMTGENAEQLLHADIPMDERRKQARATQLIHQNLLRLNVYLEDLSVIEFKQMADYDIADLLSDIGGTLGLWMGISILTIMELVELAIRLVAILFKSENRYPDHMDDHSSANGILEHSTERAIYPQDTYDPYTQPEFQSFEKNDYGRTTNDLPPDSPI; encoded by the exons ATGAATGGATATATTGCAAATGG GGGTCAGAATAAAGAACACATGAAGTTTTCACCTGTAGGAAAGTTTAACTATTTTCACGACCATTTGAAGATGCCGCCAAATGACACCCATGCTCGAAAGAAAAATCGAAAATCGGCCATGGCCATAGTGCAGGAACTGGGGTCCGAAAGTAATGCACATGGTCTAGCGAAAATCGCCATGTCACGAAAAACTAAACGAAAAGTGATGTGGTCTCTGCTGGTGATAATTGGGTTTACGGCGGCCGCCATACATTTGTCATTCCTTGTGATAAAGTACCTACAGTACAATGTGGTGGAAGTCTCCGAAATGAAGGACGGAATGCCGGTGGAATTTCCATCGGTAACAATCTGCAACACGCAGGCTTTATCGCTTACCAAACTGAAGGACAGAATGAATGAAACTCCCGATATCAACAACTGGTTTCAATTTATTAGCAATGCAAACTTTGGTGAACACTTCTCGCGAGTGGAGTCTGTTCAGGGATTTTACGAGAATTTATTCCAGGAAGCCAAAAACGTGGGCCATGAAATAAACGATACGTTACTTCACTGCCGATTCAATCAAAGGCCGTGTCACCCTCACAACTTCACTCGATATTTCAACGGCAAGAACTACTATAACTGCTACACGTTTAACAGTAAGATGGGGGACCATAACATGCAGTATATGCATACCACCGGTCCCCAGCATGGCCTCTCAATCGTCATGGCACTTGACAATGACGACCCTCCACTAGGGGCATACGGACTCTACAACCAAGAGAGTAACATTGAGCACACCGCTGGACTGAGGGTCCAGGTTCATGCCCCTCAGACGATGCCCAGCCCCATGGATCACGGATTTGACATCCCTCCTGGGTATTCGTCCTCCGTGGGTCTAAAAGCAGTAATGAATTCAAGGAAACCTTATCCTTATGGAAACTGTACATATGACAGACTTAAGAGATACCCAAAATACAGGAATACGATATTCTCCTGTTTCCAGTTGTGTAAGCAAGAGATAGTGATCCGCGAGTGTCAGTGTCGGACCTCTGGACTCCCAAGCACTCCGGAACAGAAAAATCTGTCTTACTGCGGGACATTCCATCACTGGCAGAACTTATTCCAACAGCTAAGTAAGTCTGGCTCATTCAATAGAACACACCTGTACAACCAGAAACTGGACTGTGAGGTCAAGGTGCTCCACCGTCTCTCTAACGACCGCAGTTACGAGGTCGGGTGTGGGTGTTTCCAGCCATGTCAAGAAACCTCCTATCAAAAATCCATCTCCCTCTCGTACTGGCCCCTCGAGTTTAACCAGTACAACGCCTTACAGACATTTTATGGAATTTTAGAAGATTCAAATCGGATAAATAATTCCTTCATGTCAGAGGCTTATTACAATCTTCATGGAATTATTAAGAAATATGAGCCACTGGCTCAAAACATGACTGGAGAAAATGCGGAACAATTATTACATGCCGATATTCCGATGGATGAGAGACGAAAGCAGGCCCGTGCCACTCAACTCATTCATCAAAATCTCCTTCGtttgaatgtttatttagaAGACCTTAGTGTCATAGAATTTAAGCAGATGGCTGACTATGATATAGCAGATTTACTGTCAGATATCGGAGGAACTTTAGGACTGTGGATGGGGATTTCGATTCTGACAATTATGGAGTTAGTGGAACTCGCGATTCGACTGGTTGCCATTTTATTCAAATCGGAAAATAGGTATCCTGATCACATGGATGACCACAGTTCAGCCAATGGAATTTTAGAACACTCGACAGAGAGGGCGATATACCCCCAAGATACATATGATCCATACACACAGCCTGAGTTTcagagttttgaaaaaaatgattatggTCGGACTACAAACGATTTACCTCCCGACTCGCCTATCTGA
- the LOC128159398 gene encoding FMRFamide-activated amiloride-sensitive sodium channel-like isoform X1 — MMRVHCSCGAAYCTSNTYVPVQNQRGQNKEHMKFSPVGKFNYFHDHLKMPPNDTHARKKNRKSAMAIVQELGSESNAHGLAKIAMSRKTKRKVMWSLLVIIGFTAAAIHLSFLVIKYLQYNVVEVSEMKDGMPVEFPSVTICNTQALSLTKLKDRMNETPDINNWFQFISNANFGEHFSRVESVQGFYENLFQEAKNVGHEINDTLLHCRFNQRPCHPHNFTRYFNGKNYYNCYTFNSKMGDHNMQYMHTTGPQHGLSIVMALDNDDPPLGAYGLYNQESNIEHTAGLRVQVHAPQTMPSPMDHGFDIPPGYSSSVGLKAVMNSRKPYPYGNCTYDRLKRYPKYRNTIFSCFQLCKQEIVIRECQCRTSGLPSTPEQKNLSYCGTFHHWQNLFQQLSKSGSFNRTHLYNQKLDCEVKVLHRLSNDRSYEVGCGCFQPCQETSYQKSISLSYWPLEFNQYNALQTFYGILEDSNRINNSFMSEAYYNLHGIIKKYEPLAQNMTGENAEQLLHADIPMDERRKQARATQLIHQNLLRLNVYLEDLSVIEFKQMADYDIADLLSDIGGTLGLWMGISILTIMELVELAIRLVAILFKSENRYPDHMDDHSSANGILEHSTERAIYPQDTYDPYTQPEFQSFEKNDYGRTTNDLPPDSPI; from the exons ATGATGCGCGTACACTGTTCGTGTGGTGCAGCTTACTGCACAAGTAACACCTACGTTCCTGTCCAGAACCAAAG GGGTCAGAATAAAGAACACATGAAGTTTTCACCTGTAGGAAAGTTTAACTATTTTCACGACCATTTGAAGATGCCGCCAAATGACACCCATGCTCGAAAGAAAAATCGAAAATCGGCCATGGCCATAGTGCAGGAACTGGGGTCCGAAAGTAATGCACATGGTCTAGCGAAAATCGCCATGTCACGAAAAACTAAACGAAAAGTGATGTGGTCTCTGCTGGTGATAATTGGGTTTACGGCGGCCGCCATACATTTGTCATTCCTTGTGATAAAGTACCTACAGTACAATGTGGTGGAAGTCTCCGAAATGAAGGACGGAATGCCGGTGGAATTTCCATCGGTAACAATCTGCAACACGCAGGCTTTATCGCTTACCAAACTGAAGGACAGAATGAATGAAACTCCCGATATCAACAACTGGTTTCAATTTATTAGCAATGCAAACTTTGGTGAACACTTCTCGCGAGTGGAGTCTGTTCAGGGATTTTACGAGAATTTATTCCAGGAAGCCAAAAACGTGGGCCATGAAATAAACGATACGTTACTTCACTGCCGATTCAATCAAAGGCCGTGTCACCCTCACAACTTCACTCGATATTTCAACGGCAAGAACTACTATAACTGCTACACGTTTAACAGTAAGATGGGGGACCATAACATGCAGTATATGCATACCACCGGTCCCCAGCATGGCCTCTCAATCGTCATGGCACTTGACAATGACGACCCTCCACTAGGGGCATACGGACTCTACAACCAAGAGAGTAACATTGAGCACACCGCTGGACTGAGGGTCCAGGTTCATGCCCCTCAGACGATGCCCAGCCCCATGGATCACGGATTTGACATCCCTCCTGGGTATTCGTCCTCCGTGGGTCTAAAAGCAGTAATGAATTCAAGGAAACCTTATCCTTATGGAAACTGTACATATGACAGACTTAAGAGATACCCAAAATACAGGAATACGATATTCTCCTGTTTCCAGTTGTGTAAGCAAGAGATAGTGATCCGCGAGTGTCAGTGTCGGACCTCTGGACTCCCAAGCACTCCGGAACAGAAAAATCTGTCTTACTGCGGGACATTCCATCACTGGCAGAACTTATTCCAACAGCTAAGTAAGTCTGGCTCATTCAATAGAACACACCTGTACAACCAGAAACTGGACTGTGAGGTCAAGGTGCTCCACCGTCTCTCTAACGACCGCAGTTACGAGGTCGGGTGTGGGTGTTTCCAGCCATGTCAAGAAACCTCCTATCAAAAATCCATCTCCCTCTCGTACTGGCCCCTCGAGTTTAACCAGTACAACGCCTTACAGACATTTTATGGAATTTTAGAAGATTCAAATCGGATAAATAATTCCTTCATGTCAGAGGCTTATTACAATCTTCATGGAATTATTAAGAAATATGAGCCACTGGCTCAAAACATGACTGGAGAAAATGCGGAACAATTATTACATGCCGATATTCCGATGGATGAGAGACGAAAGCAGGCCCGTGCCACTCAACTCATTCATCAAAATCTCCTTCGtttgaatgtttatttagaAGACCTTAGTGTCATAGAATTTAAGCAGATGGCTGACTATGATATAGCAGATTTACTGTCAGATATCGGAGGAACTTTAGGACTGTGGATGGGGATTTCGATTCTGACAATTATGGAGTTAGTGGAACTCGCGATTCGACTGGTTGCCATTTTATTCAAATCGGAAAATAGGTATCCTGATCACATGGATGACCACAGTTCAGCCAATGGAATTTTAGAACACTCGACAGAGAGGGCGATATACCCCCAAGATACATATGATCCATACACACAGCCTGAGTTTcagagttttgaaaaaaatgattatggTCGGACTACAAACGATTTACCTCCCGACTCGCCTATCTGA